The following nucleotide sequence is from Thermococcus sp..
GAAGTTCCTGCCGGAGAAGTTGATGGAATACGGCCTGAGCGAGGGCCCGATACTTGGGAAGCTTGAGCGTGAAGGTAAAATCGAGTGGAACGGGAAAACGGTTTCCCTTGAAGACGTCACCGGGCCGAGAAGAAAGGGCGTCAAGGTCGTCTACACCGGCGACACCGAGCCCGCTGAAAGGGTCAGGCTCTTCGCCGAAAATGCCGACCTTCTAATCCATGAGGCCACCTACCTGGATCCAGCCCACAGGGGCGACAGCTACCACTCAACGGTGGGGGAAGCCTGTGAGGTCGCTAAGAGGGCCAAGGTGAAGCTTTTGGCATTATTCCACAGGGCCTTCCGCTACACCTACGACGAATACCTGAGCAGGGCCTCGCGGATATGCGGGGATTTTGGGGGGGATTTCATAGTTCCGAGGGACTTCGACGTCTTGACGTTTAAATCCGGCATATTCAGCGTGAGAAACCTTCTGGAGGGAAGGAGATGAGCTACCTGAGGTACGTTAAGCTCATAGGCACGATGCATGTTTCACCGGAGAGTAGGGATGAAGTCGTTAGGACTATTCTATCGGAGAGGCCCCACGCGATAGCGATAGAGCTGGACAGGACGAGGTTCATGGCCATGAGCGGGGGCGAGAAACAGGGGCTGAGTCTGGGAGACTCCCTCAAGTACGGGAGAAGGGGCTTGGTTAATTATCTCCTCGCCAAACTCGAGGAGAAACTGGGTGAGGAATTCGGCATGGCACCTGGTGGTGAGATGATGGCCGCCATTGAGGCGTCCAGAGTGCTTGGGGTGCCCCTGTACCTTATCGACGAGGATATAAATTTCATCCTTGGTAGAATACTTGCAGCTCCGTTCAGGGAGAAGGCGCTTCTGGTGCTCGAAAGTCTGGCCGTTTTCCTTCCCCTCGGCGCGGGTGGAGGAACGGAGGAGAACTTGATGGAGGGCTACCGTACTATGATGCTCCAGTTCCGGAGACGTTATCCCTACCTCTACAGGGTGTTGGTGGATGAGAGGAACGAGGTAATGGCTAGGAATCTGATATCCATAGTCGATTCCCTGCTTGCGGTGGGTATTAAAAGGCCACGGGTGGTTGCGGTGGTCGGTCTCGGCCACAGAAACGGTATCGAACACATCTTGGATCGTCAAAGAGTGGTCACCGCGCCGGGAACCTCCATCAGAGGCCTCTTTTGAAAACCTAAGTGTCGTTACGTTTATATTTGGAAGCATCGAGAAAGTTTGGGGATTGCCATGAAGGAAAGGCTGGAGAAGATGCTGAACGTTAAGGTCTTGGAGATCGAGGAGCAGGACGACAAAATAGTGGTGTACGTCCCTGAAGACCAGGTTAGAATTGCGGTAGGAAGTGGAGGAGCTGCGGTTAAGGCCGCCGAACTCGTCCTCGGCAAGAAGATTGAGGTGAAGGGTAGGTGAGGTTCCGCAGGGGCGAGCTCGAAGACCTGGCGGTATCGTTCCTGGTTCTTGTCTTGCTATTTTCCAACTTTGAGCCCAGACTCTTTGGTTATGCGTCCATCGCAGTACTGACGGCTTTCGTGTTCCATGAGCTCGCCCACCGTCTCACCGCCAGGAGTTACGGCTACACTGCGTTCTACAAACGATGGGACGCCGGAATCGTTCTGGCGCTTGCAGTGGGGATCCTCAGCCGGCTGGCAACGGGGACCACGTGGATATTCGCGGCGGTTGGCGCAGTTCAGGTGTACGCACCATACGCCTACGATGAACGTGGGGGTCTTCGGCAGAATAGCCATTGCAGGTCCAGCCACCAACGTTGCCGTTGGGGTGGTTGCCCTGCTTGCGGCAAGGATGCTCTCCCCCGCAACATTTCCCTGGCACGCCGCCAGGATAACGGCGTCCGTTAACCTGTGGCTGGCCCTCTTTAATCTCTTCCCGTTTCCTCCACTGGACGGCTGGAAGGTCTTCCACTGGAACGCCGGATACTGGGCCATTGCTGCCGGCCTGGCTTATTTTCTGTACACCCTAGTGTAACACTCTTGGTGATATAAACGGGAAAAGTTAAATAGGCCCGTACTCACTTCTATCATGGTGGTTCCGATGGAGTACAAGAACCCGATAGGCGTTGATATTGACCTCGAAACCGGTGTCATTCCAGGGGCAAAAAAGCTCGTCAGAAAGCTCAGCGACCTGAGGGGATACTTCGTCGATGAAAAAGCCTACAAAGAGCTTCTCAAGGATAACCCGGTTGTCTATGAGGTATACGCGGTCGAGCAGGAGGAAAAGGACGGAGACCTGAACTTCGCCACGACGGTTCTCTACCCGGGCAAGGTTGGAAAGGAGTTCTTCTTCACCAAGGGACACTACCACTCCAAAGCTGACAGGGCGGAGATATACTACGGCATCAAGGGGAAGGGGGGAATGCTCCTCCAGACCCCGGAAGGAAAGGCCGAATGGATAGAGATGAGGCCCGGAACGGTCGTCTACGTCCCGCCATACTGGGCCCACAGGACGGTTAACACGGGCGACGAGCCGTTCATCTTCCTGGCGATATATCCGGCCGATGCTGGCCACGACTACGGCAGCATAGCCGAGAAGGGCTTCTCCAAGCTGGTCATTGAGGAGAACGGCGAAGTCAAGGTTGTGGACAACCCGAGATGGAAGGAGTGAGCTCTTAATTTTCCTTTTCTCACCGCAACCCTTATTAACTTTCAACGGTTACATCACTCCCGGTGATACAATGTCCTGGGACGCTCTCTACTCATCGGCCTTCGACAGGGTTCGTAAGAACCTCGGGAAAATCGGTGGGATCCTCCTCGCGTACAACACGAACATCGACGCCATAAAGTACCTTGATGGTAACGATCTTGAGCGTCGCGTAGAGACCGTTGGGGAGGATGAAGTCCTCCACTACGCCGGCGAGCTTCCAAGGATGGTAGAGAATGTTGGTCAGTTACTCGGTTCGATTCTTTGGAGTATCAAACACGGAAAAGCGGCGGAACTCTTCGT
It contains:
- a CDS encoding TraB/GumN family protein, which codes for MSYLRYVKLIGTMHVSPESRDEVVRTILSERPHAIAIELDRTRFMAMSGGEKQGLSLGDSLKYGRRGLVNYLLAKLEEKLGEEFGMAPGGEMMAAIEASRVLGVPLYLIDEDINFILGRILAAPFREKALLVLESLAVFLPLGAGGGTEENLMEGYRTMMLQFRRRYPYLYRVLVDERNEVMARNLISIVDSLLAVGIKRPRVVAVVGLGHRNGIEHILDRQRVVTAPGTSIRGLF
- a CDS encoding ribonuclease Z; this translates as MLQVIFLGTGGIMPTRERNVPAIALRYKGEIVLFDVGEGTIRQMNTAKLSPMKVEKIFITHFHGDHYLGLAALIQTMNLWDREKPLHIYGPKHTFEFVQHFLNSGFFRPGFEIHVHELGETRLKFGDYEIWSFKVEHGIPALGYVFKEKDRRGKFLPEKLMEYGLSEGPILGKLEREGKIEWNGKTVSLEDVTGPRRKGVKVVYTGDTEPAERVRLFAENADLLIHEATYLDPAHRGDSYHSTVGEACEVAKRAKVKLLALFHRAFRYTYDEYLSRASRICGDFGGDFIVPRDFDVLTFKSGIFSVRNLLEGRR
- a CDS encoding KH domain-containing protein, whose product is MKERLEKMLNVKVLEIEEQDDKIVVYVPEDQVRIAVGSGGAAVKAAELVLGKKIEVKGR
- the pgiA gene encoding glucose-6-phosphate isomerase, with protein sequence MEYKNPIGVDIDLETGVIPGAKKLVRKLSDLRGYFVDEKAYKELLKDNPVVYEVYAVEQEEKDGDLNFATTVLYPGKVGKEFFFTKGHYHSKADRAEIYYGIKGKGGMLLQTPEGKAEWIEMRPGTVVYVPPYWAHRTVNTGDEPFIFLAIYPADAGHDYGSIAEKGFSKLVIEENGEVKVVDNPRWKE